One Pseudopipra pipra isolate bDixPip1 chromosome 28, bDixPip1.hap1, whole genome shotgun sequence genomic region harbors:
- the LOC135403636 gene encoding indoleamine 2,3-dioxygenase 2-like isoform X5: MEADDGTEEPPLPLALSRFQVSEEFGFLLPDPLTELPEPYSPWMEVAHELPQLIASHRLRSRVHQMPQLSARHLRGREELHLAHLVLSFITMGYVWQEGEEGTVQVLPRNLAVPYWEVSEALGLPPILSHADFVLANWRRKDPNGPLEIENLDPIITLPGGESLRGFVLVTLLVEKAAVPGIKAIVRALHAILQHDEETLQRALEELAGAIEAMREALRRMHDHVDPAVFYAVIRIFLSGWKDNPAMPAGLVYEGVSEEPLAFSGGSAAQSTVLHAFDELLGIRHSQDTAAFLHRMRNYMPPPHRAFVEEIQRGPSLKQHVLSCRDRRLRGAFNRCVAALAEFRSYHITVVTKYVAVAAAKARAGRAEPGARAGPALGKAPSALEAKGTGGSHIFSFLKSIRDTTREGMISA, translated from the exons ATGGAGGCTGATGATGGCACAGAGGAGCCCCCTCTGCCCCTGGCACTGAGCAGGTTCCAGGTCTCCGAGGAGTTCGGCTTCCTGCTTCCCGATCCACTG ACAGAACTGCCAGAGCCCTACAGCCCCTGGATGGAGGTTGCCCACGAGCTGCCCCAGCTGATCGCCAGCCACCGGCTCCGCTCCCGCGTTCACCAG ATGCCGCAGCTGAGCGCCCGGCACCTCCGAGGACGTGAGGAGCTGCACTTGGCACACCTGGTGCTCAGCTTCATCACCATGGGCTACGTCTGGCAGGAGGGCGAGGAGGGCACCGTGCAG GTCCTGCCCCGAAACCTCGCCGTCCCCTACTGGGAGGTCTCCGAGGCCCTGGGCCTCCCACCCATCCTCAGCCACGCAGACTTTGTGTTGGCCAACTGGAGGAGGAAGGACCCCAACGG GCCTCTGGAAATCGA gaacCTGGACCCCATCATCACCCTGCCCGGGGGAGAGAGCCTGCGGGGCTTCGTCCTCGTCACCCTCCTGGTTGAGAAGGCGGCTGTGCCTGGCATCAAG GCAATCGTCAGGGCCCTTCATGCCATCCTGCAGCACGATGAGGAGACCCTGCAGAGagccctggaggagctggcaggggccATCGAGGCCATGAGGGAGGCGCTGAGGCGGATGCACG ACCACGTGGATCCCGCAGTGTTCTACGCTGTGATCCGCATCTTTCTCTCTGG CTGGAAGGACAATCCCGCCATGCCGGCCGGGCTGGTCTATGAGGGGGTGTCCGAGGAGCCCCTGGCGTTCTCGGGGGGCAGCGCGGCTCAGAGCACGGTCCTGCACGCCTTCGATGAGCTGCTGGGGATCCGCCACAGCCAGGACACCG CCGCCTTCCTGCACAGGATGAGGAACTACATGCCCCCGCCCCACAGAGCCTTCGTGGAGGAGATCCAGCGTGGCCCGTCCCTGAAGCAGCACGTGCtctcctgcagggacaggcGGCTCCGCGGGGCCTTCAACCGCTGCGTGGCAGcgctggcagagttcaggtcCTACCACATCACCGTGGTCACCAAGTACGTGGCCGTGGCGGCGGCCAAAGCCAGGGCCGGGCGGGCAGAGCCGGGCgccagggctggccctgccctggggaaggCCCCGTCTGCGCTGGAGGCCAAAGGCACCGGCGGGTCCCACATCTTCAGCTTCCTCAAGAGCATCAGGGACACCACCAGGGAGGGGATGATAAGTGCCTGA
- the LOC135403636 gene encoding indoleamine 2,3-dioxygenase 2-like isoform X3: MEVAHELPQLIASHRLRSRVHQMPQLSARHLRGREELHLAHLVLSFITMGYVWQEGEEGTVQVLPRNLAVPYWEVSEALGLPPILSHADFVLANWRRKDPNGPLEIENLDPIITLPGGESLRGFVLVTLLVEKAAVPGIKAIVRALHAILQHDEETLQRALEELAGAIEAMREALRRMHDHVDPAVFYAVIRIFLSGPCPQLPHGHCLTPCLPPSWKDNPAMPAGLVYEGVSEEPLAFSGGSAAQSTVLHAFDELLGIRHSQDTAAFLHRMRNYMPPPHRAFVEEIQRGPSLKQHVLSCRDRRLRGAFNRCVAALAEFRSYHITVVTKYVAVAAAKARAGRAEPGARAGPALGKAPSALEAKGTGGSHIFSFLKSIRDTTREGMISA, translated from the exons ATGGAGGTTGCCCACGAGCTGCCCCAGCTGATCGCCAGCCACCGGCTCCGCTCCCGCGTTCACCAG ATGCCGCAGCTGAGCGCCCGGCACCTCCGAGGACGTGAGGAGCTGCACTTGGCACACCTGGTGCTCAGCTTCATCACCATGGGCTACGTCTGGCAGGAGGGCGAGGAGGGCACCGTGCAG GTCCTGCCCCGAAACCTCGCCGTCCCCTACTGGGAGGTCTCCGAGGCCCTGGGCCTCCCACCCATCCTCAGCCACGCAGACTTTGTGTTGGCCAACTGGAGGAGGAAGGACCCCAACGG GCCTCTGGAAATCGA gaacCTGGACCCCATCATCACCCTGCCCGGGGGAGAGAGCCTGCGGGGCTTCGTCCTCGTCACCCTCCTGGTTGAGAAGGCGGCTGTGCCTGGCATCAAG GCAATCGTCAGGGCCCTTCATGCCATCCTGCAGCACGATGAGGAGACCCTGCAGAGagccctggaggagctggcaggggccATCGAGGCCATGAGGGAGGCGCTGAGGCGGATGCACG ACCACGTGGATCCCGCAGTGTTCTACGCTGTGATCCGCATCTTTCTCTCTGG tccctgtccccagctgccccacGGGCACTGCCTGACCCCGTGTCTCCCGCCCAGCTGGAAGGACAATCCCGCCATGCCGGCCGGGCTGGTCTATGAGGGGGTGTCCGAGGAGCCCCTGGCGTTCTCGGGGGGCAGCGCGGCTCAGAGCACGGTCCTGCACGCCTTCGATGAGCTGCTGGGGATCCGCCACAGCCAGGACACCG CCGCCTTCCTGCACAGGATGAGGAACTACATGCCCCCGCCCCACAGAGCCTTCGTGGAGGAGATCCAGCGTGGCCCGTCCCTGAAGCAGCACGTGCtctcctgcagggacaggcGGCTCCGCGGGGCCTTCAACCGCTGCGTGGCAGcgctggcagagttcaggtcCTACCACATCACCGTGGTCACCAAGTACGTGGCCGTGGCGGCGGCCAAAGCCAGGGCCGGGCGGGCAGAGCCGGGCgccagggctggccctgccctggggaaggCCCCGTCTGCGCTGGAGGCCAAAGGCACCGGCGGGTCCCACATCTTCAGCTTCCTCAAGAGCATCAGGGACACCACCAGGGAGGGGATGATAAGTGCCTGA
- the LOC135403636 gene encoding indoleamine 2,3-dioxygenase 2-like isoform X4 produces the protein MEADDGTEEPPLPLALSRFQVSEEFGFLLPDPLTELPEPYSPWMEVAHELPQLIASHRLRSRVHQMPQLSARHLRGREELHLAHLVLSFITMGYVWQEGEEGTVQVLPRNLAVPYWEVSEALGLPPILSHADFVLANWRRKDPNGPLEIENLDPIITLPGGESLRGFVLVTLLVEKAAVPGIKAIVRALHAILQHDEETLQRALEELAGAIEAMREALRRMHDHVDPAVFYAVIRIFLSGPCPQLPHGHCLTPCLPPSWKDNPAMPAGLVYEGVSEEPLAFSGGSAAQSTVLHAFDELLGIRHSQDTAAFLHRMRNYMPPPHRAFVEEIQRGPSLKQHVLSCRDRRLRGAFNRCVAALAEFRSYHITVVTKYVAVAAAKARAGRAEPGARAGPALGKAPSALEAKGTGGSHIFSFLKSIRDTTREGMISA, from the exons ATGGAGGCTGATGATGGCACAGAGGAGCCCCCTCTGCCCCTGGCACTGAGCAGGTTCCAGGTCTCCGAGGAGTTCGGCTTCCTGCTTCCCGATCCACTG ACAGAACTGCCAGAGCCCTACAGCCCCTGGATGGAGGTTGCCCACGAGCTGCCCCAGCTGATCGCCAGCCACCGGCTCCGCTCCCGCGTTCACCAG ATGCCGCAGCTGAGCGCCCGGCACCTCCGAGGACGTGAGGAGCTGCACTTGGCACACCTGGTGCTCAGCTTCATCACCATGGGCTACGTCTGGCAGGAGGGCGAGGAGGGCACCGTGCAG GTCCTGCCCCGAAACCTCGCCGTCCCCTACTGGGAGGTCTCCGAGGCCCTGGGCCTCCCACCCATCCTCAGCCACGCAGACTTTGTGTTGGCCAACTGGAGGAGGAAGGACCCCAACGG GCCTCTGGAAATCGA gaacCTGGACCCCATCATCACCCTGCCCGGGGGAGAGAGCCTGCGGGGCTTCGTCCTCGTCACCCTCCTGGTTGAGAAGGCGGCTGTGCCTGGCATCAAG GCAATCGTCAGGGCCCTTCATGCCATCCTGCAGCACGATGAGGAGACCCTGCAGAGagccctggaggagctggcaggggccATCGAGGCCATGAGGGAGGCGCTGAGGCGGATGCACG ACCACGTGGATCCCGCAGTGTTCTACGCTGTGATCCGCATCTTTCTCTCTGG tccctgtccccagctgccccacGGGCACTGCCTGACCCCGTGTCTCCCGCCCAGCTGGAAGGACAATCCCGCCATGCCGGCCGGGCTGGTCTATGAGGGGGTGTCCGAGGAGCCCCTGGCGTTCTCGGGGGGCAGCGCGGCTCAGAGCACGGTCCTGCACGCCTTCGATGAGCTGCTGGGGATCCGCCACAGCCAGGACACCG CCGCCTTCCTGCACAGGATGAGGAACTACATGCCCCCGCCCCACAGAGCCTTCGTGGAGGAGATCCAGCGTGGCCCGTCCCTGAAGCAGCACGTGCtctcctgcagggacaggcGGCTCCGCGGGGCCTTCAACCGCTGCGTGGCAGcgctggcagagttcaggtcCTACCACATCACCGTGGTCACCAAGTACGTGGCCGTGGCGGCGGCCAAAGCCAGGGCCGGGCGGGCAGAGCCGGGCgccagggctggccctgccctggggaaggCCCCGTCTGCGCTGGAGGCCAAAGGCACCGGCGGGTCCCACATCTTCAGCTTCCTCAAGAGCATCAGGGACACCACCAGGGAGGGGATGATAAGTGCCTGA
- the LOC135403636 gene encoding indoleamine 2,3-dioxygenase 2-like isoform X1 encodes MTALTQGEGGPPSLLHGNRDQCLLHDKALSATFTRVCSDPPAIGWPGLAPPKTRYIPAAGQAALAQHILPGQPGHSTPRAHGQRPAMEADDGTEEPPLPLALSRFQVSEEFGFLLPDPLTELPEPYSPWMEVAHELPQLIASHRLRSRVHQMPQLSARHLRGREELHLAHLVLSFITMGYVWQEGEEGTVQVLPRNLAVPYWEVSEALGLPPILSHADFVLANWRRKDPNGPLEIENLDPIITLPGGESLRGFVLVTLLVEKAAVPGIKAIVRALHAILQHDEETLQRALEELAGAIEAMREALRRMHDHVDPAVFYAVIRIFLSGPCPQLPHGHCLTPCLPPSWKDNPAMPAGLVYEGVSEEPLAFSGGSAAQSTVLHAFDELLGIRHSQDTAAFLHRMRNYMPPPHRAFVEEIQRGPSLKQHVLSCRDRRLRGAFNRCVAALAEFRSYHITVVTKYVAVAAAKARAGRAEPGARAGPALGKAPSALEAKGTGGSHIFSFLKSIRDTTREGMISA; translated from the exons ATGACAGCCCTTACCCAGGGTGAGGGAG GTCCCCCAAGCCTTCTCCATGGGAACAGAGATCAGTGTTTGCTCCATGACAAAGCCTTATCTGCAACCTTTACCCGTGTTTGCTCAGACCCTCCGGCCATTGGGTGGCCAGGCCTGGCTCCCCCCAAGACAAGGTAcattcctgctgcaggacaggcGGCGCTGGCTCAGCACATCCTGCCAGGGCAGCCAGGCCACAGCACACCCCGAGCCCACGGCCAGCGCCCGGCCATGGAGGCTGATGATGGCACAGAGGAGCCCCCTCTGCCCCTGGCACTGAGCAGGTTCCAGGTCTCCGAGGAGTTCGGCTTCCTGCTTCCCGATCCACTG ACAGAACTGCCAGAGCCCTACAGCCCCTGGATGGAGGTTGCCCACGAGCTGCCCCAGCTGATCGCCAGCCACCGGCTCCGCTCCCGCGTTCACCAG ATGCCGCAGCTGAGCGCCCGGCACCTCCGAGGACGTGAGGAGCTGCACTTGGCACACCTGGTGCTCAGCTTCATCACCATGGGCTACGTCTGGCAGGAGGGCGAGGAGGGCACCGTGCAG GTCCTGCCCCGAAACCTCGCCGTCCCCTACTGGGAGGTCTCCGAGGCCCTGGGCCTCCCACCCATCCTCAGCCACGCAGACTTTGTGTTGGCCAACTGGAGGAGGAAGGACCCCAACGG GCCTCTGGAAATCGA gaacCTGGACCCCATCATCACCCTGCCCGGGGGAGAGAGCCTGCGGGGCTTCGTCCTCGTCACCCTCCTGGTTGAGAAGGCGGCTGTGCCTGGCATCAAG GCAATCGTCAGGGCCCTTCATGCCATCCTGCAGCACGATGAGGAGACCCTGCAGAGagccctggaggagctggcaggggccATCGAGGCCATGAGGGAGGCGCTGAGGCGGATGCACG ACCACGTGGATCCCGCAGTGTTCTACGCTGTGATCCGCATCTTTCTCTCTGG tccctgtccccagctgccccacGGGCACTGCCTGACCCCGTGTCTCCCGCCCAGCTGGAAGGACAATCCCGCCATGCCGGCCGGGCTGGTCTATGAGGGGGTGTCCGAGGAGCCCCTGGCGTTCTCGGGGGGCAGCGCGGCTCAGAGCACGGTCCTGCACGCCTTCGATGAGCTGCTGGGGATCCGCCACAGCCAGGACACCG CCGCCTTCCTGCACAGGATGAGGAACTACATGCCCCCGCCCCACAGAGCCTTCGTGGAGGAGATCCAGCGTGGCCCGTCCCTGAAGCAGCACGTGCtctcctgcagggacaggcGGCTCCGCGGGGCCTTCAACCGCTGCGTGGCAGcgctggcagagttcaggtcCTACCACATCACCGTGGTCACCAAGTACGTGGCCGTGGCGGCGGCCAAAGCCAGGGCCGGGCGGGCAGAGCCGGGCgccagggctggccctgccctggggaaggCCCCGTCTGCGCTGGAGGCCAAAGGCACCGGCGGGTCCCACATCTTCAGCTTCCTCAAGAGCATCAGGGACACCACCAGGGAGGGGATGATAAGTGCCTGA
- the LOC135403636 gene encoding indoleamine 2,3-dioxygenase 2-like isoform X2 → MTALTQGEGGPPSLLHGNRDQCLLHDKALSATFTRVCSDPPAIGWPGLAPPKTRYIPAAGQAALAQHILPGQPGHSTPRAHGQRPAMEADDGTEEPPLPLALSRFQVSEEFGFLLPDPLTELPEPYSPWMEVAHELPQLIASHRLRSRVHQMPQLSARHLRGREELHLAHLVLSFITMGYVWQEGEEGTVQVLPRNLAVPYWEVSEALGLPPILSHADFVLANWRRKDPNGPLEIENLDPIITLPGGESLRGFVLVTLLVEKAAVPGIKAIVRALHAILQHDEETLQRALEELAGAIEAMREALRRMHDHVDPAVFYAVIRIFLSGWKDNPAMPAGLVYEGVSEEPLAFSGGSAAQSTVLHAFDELLGIRHSQDTAAFLHRMRNYMPPPHRAFVEEIQRGPSLKQHVLSCRDRRLRGAFNRCVAALAEFRSYHITVVTKYVAVAAAKARAGRAEPGARAGPALGKAPSALEAKGTGGSHIFSFLKSIRDTTREGMISA, encoded by the exons ATGACAGCCCTTACCCAGGGTGAGGGAG GTCCCCCAAGCCTTCTCCATGGGAACAGAGATCAGTGTTTGCTCCATGACAAAGCCTTATCTGCAACCTTTACCCGTGTTTGCTCAGACCCTCCGGCCATTGGGTGGCCAGGCCTGGCTCCCCCCAAGACAAGGTAcattcctgctgcaggacaggcGGCGCTGGCTCAGCACATCCTGCCAGGGCAGCCAGGCCACAGCACACCCCGAGCCCACGGCCAGCGCCCGGCCATGGAGGCTGATGATGGCACAGAGGAGCCCCCTCTGCCCCTGGCACTGAGCAGGTTCCAGGTCTCCGAGGAGTTCGGCTTCCTGCTTCCCGATCCACTG ACAGAACTGCCAGAGCCCTACAGCCCCTGGATGGAGGTTGCCCACGAGCTGCCCCAGCTGATCGCCAGCCACCGGCTCCGCTCCCGCGTTCACCAG ATGCCGCAGCTGAGCGCCCGGCACCTCCGAGGACGTGAGGAGCTGCACTTGGCACACCTGGTGCTCAGCTTCATCACCATGGGCTACGTCTGGCAGGAGGGCGAGGAGGGCACCGTGCAG GTCCTGCCCCGAAACCTCGCCGTCCCCTACTGGGAGGTCTCCGAGGCCCTGGGCCTCCCACCCATCCTCAGCCACGCAGACTTTGTGTTGGCCAACTGGAGGAGGAAGGACCCCAACGG GCCTCTGGAAATCGA gaacCTGGACCCCATCATCACCCTGCCCGGGGGAGAGAGCCTGCGGGGCTTCGTCCTCGTCACCCTCCTGGTTGAGAAGGCGGCTGTGCCTGGCATCAAG GCAATCGTCAGGGCCCTTCATGCCATCCTGCAGCACGATGAGGAGACCCTGCAGAGagccctggaggagctggcaggggccATCGAGGCCATGAGGGAGGCGCTGAGGCGGATGCACG ACCACGTGGATCCCGCAGTGTTCTACGCTGTGATCCGCATCTTTCTCTCTGG CTGGAAGGACAATCCCGCCATGCCGGCCGGGCTGGTCTATGAGGGGGTGTCCGAGGAGCCCCTGGCGTTCTCGGGGGGCAGCGCGGCTCAGAGCACGGTCCTGCACGCCTTCGATGAGCTGCTGGGGATCCGCCACAGCCAGGACACCG CCGCCTTCCTGCACAGGATGAGGAACTACATGCCCCCGCCCCACAGAGCCTTCGTGGAGGAGATCCAGCGTGGCCCGTCCCTGAAGCAGCACGTGCtctcctgcagggacaggcGGCTCCGCGGGGCCTTCAACCGCTGCGTGGCAGcgctggcagagttcaggtcCTACCACATCACCGTGGTCACCAAGTACGTGGCCGTGGCGGCGGCCAAAGCCAGGGCCGGGCGGGCAGAGCCGGGCgccagggctggccctgccctggggaaggCCCCGTCTGCGCTGGAGGCCAAAGGCACCGGCGGGTCCCACATCTTCAGCTTCCTCAAGAGCATCAGGGACACCACCAGGGAGGGGATGATAAGTGCCTGA